Proteins encoded by one window of Paraburkholderia terrae:
- a CDS encoding cytochrome P450, with protein sequence MKFTDLSSPAYFDNPYPFYEGIRSAGAFVPLAPSIMLTGRHAVIDALLPDRRMGKTYMPSVVARYGESAREQPVFQALERTFLMMNPPTHTRLRALLMKAFNARQIETLRTIAEETTDSLIDAMQGKREVDLVSEFAMPLPLQIICRLLDVPVEDGVRFGDAASLLVSAFDLAPMSADALARANQAALELEQYFRAVVAQRRATPGHDIVSSLIQAEEGGERLSEDEIISNVILLFVAGHETTSNMLGNALIALHRHPAQLERLRGDPSLVSKAVAECARYDTAVQMVVRTAFDDIDVDGQTLPRGSIVFMLLGSANRDPERFDAPDTLDIGREPSGHLLTFGAGIHYCLGARLAMMELEIALHKLLTRLPQLRLTNLDALQWRRRNNLRGVESLIAAL encoded by the coding sequence ATGAAATTCACCGATCTGTCGTCCCCGGCCTACTTCGACAATCCTTATCCGTTCTATGAAGGCATCCGCAGCGCGGGCGCCTTCGTGCCGCTCGCGCCCAGCATCATGTTGACGGGCCGTCACGCCGTCATCGACGCGCTGCTGCCCGACCGCCGCATGGGCAAGACGTACATGCCCAGCGTGGTCGCGCGATACGGCGAGAGTGCGCGCGAGCAGCCCGTGTTCCAGGCGCTCGAACGCACTTTCCTGATGATGAACCCGCCCACGCACACGCGCCTGCGCGCGCTGCTGATGAAGGCATTCAATGCGCGGCAGATCGAGACGCTGCGCACCATCGCGGAAGAAACGACGGACAGTCTGATCGACGCGATGCAAGGCAAGCGCGAAGTGGATCTCGTCAGCGAGTTCGCGATGCCGCTGCCGTTGCAGATCATCTGCCGGCTGCTCGACGTGCCCGTCGAGGATGGCGTGCGCTTCGGCGACGCGGCGAGCCTGCTGGTGTCGGCGTTCGATCTCGCGCCGATGTCCGCCGACGCGCTCGCGCGCGCGAATCAGGCGGCGCTCGAACTCGAACAGTATTTCCGGGCAGTGGTCGCGCAACGGCGCGCTACGCCGGGCCACGACATCGTGTCGTCGCTGATCCAGGCGGAAGAGGGTGGCGAGCGGTTGTCGGAAGACGAGATCATCTCAAACGTGATCTTGCTGTTCGTCGCGGGGCACGAGACCACGTCGAACATGCTCGGCAACGCGTTGATCGCGCTGCATCGGCATCCGGCGCAACTGGAGAGGCTGCGCGGCGACCCGTCGCTGGTGTCGAAGGCCGTAGCCGAATGCGCGCGCTATGACACGGCCGTGCAGATGGTGGTGCGTACCGCGTTCGACGATATCGACGTCGACGGACAGACGCTGCCGCGCGGCTCGATCGTCTTTATGCTGCTCGGTTCGGCCAATCGCGACCCGGAGCGTTTCGACGCGCCGGATACGCTTGATATCGGCCGCGAGCCGTCAGGCCATCTGCTGACGTTCGGCGCGGGCATTCACTACTGCCTCGGCGCGCGCCTCGCGATGATGGAACTCGAAATCGCGCTCCACAAGCTGCTGACACGTCTGCCGCAACTGCGCCTCACGAATCTCGATGCATTGCAGTGGCGCAGGCGGAACAACCTGCGCGGCGTCGAGTCGCTGATCGCCGCGCTGTGA
- a CDS encoding 2-dehydropantoate 2-reductase, translating into MKVCIYGAGAIGGWMGVKLAQAGCEVSVVARGATLDALREHGLRLKENGETHAVRVQASDKPEALGVQDLVIVAVKAPGMAAVAQHIAPLLGPNTLVLTAMNGVPWWFCAGLHGEFAGARLASVDPDGSIAAAIPAERTLGCVVHASCRVDAPGVVAHHQGRGLIVGEATGHASERVASLVELLRKAGFDASATDQIQRDVWYKLWGNMTMNPVSAITGATTDKILSDPLARDFVTRVMLEAKAIGARFGIPIEQAPEDRHAVTLKLGAMRTSMLQDVEAGKAVELDALVGAVCELGKLTGIDTPYANALFGLARLHARVRGLYPLD; encoded by the coding sequence ATGAAGGTATGCATTTACGGCGCCGGCGCGATCGGCGGATGGATGGGCGTGAAGCTCGCCCAGGCGGGCTGCGAGGTGAGCGTCGTTGCGCGCGGCGCGACGCTCGACGCGCTGCGTGAACACGGCCTGCGCCTTAAAGAAAACGGCGAGACGCATGCGGTCCGGGTGCAGGCGAGCGACAAACCGGAAGCGCTCGGCGTGCAGGATCTCGTGATCGTCGCGGTGAAAGCGCCCGGCATGGCAGCCGTCGCGCAACACATCGCGCCGCTGCTCGGCCCGAACACGCTCGTGCTGACGGCAATGAACGGCGTGCCGTGGTGGTTCTGTGCCGGCTTGCATGGCGAGTTCGCGGGTGCGCGTCTCGCTTCAGTCGATCCCGACGGCTCGATTGCCGCCGCGATTCCCGCTGAGCGCACGCTCGGATGCGTTGTGCATGCGAGTTGCCGCGTCGATGCGCCGGGCGTAGTCGCGCATCATCAGGGGCGTGGCTTGATCGTCGGCGAAGCGACGGGGCATGCGAGCGAGCGCGTGGCGTCGCTCGTCGAACTGCTGCGCAAGGCCGGCTTCGATGCGAGCGCGACGGATCAGATCCAGCGCGACGTCTGGTACAAGCTGTGGGGCAACATGACGATGAACCCCGTCAGCGCAATCACGGGCGCGACCACCGACAAGATCCTGAGCGACCCACTCGCGCGCGATTTCGTCACGCGCGTGATGCTCGAAGCGAAAGCCATCGGCGCGCGCTTCGGCATCCCCATCGAGCAGGCCCCCGAAGATCGCCACGCCGTGACGCTGAAGCTGGGCGCGATGCGCACGTCGATGCTGCAGGACGTCGAAGCGGGCAAGGCGGTCGAACTCGACGCGCTGGTGGGCGCGGTGTGCGAGTTGGGCAAGTTGACGGGCATCGATACGCCGTATGCGAACGCGCTGTTTGGGCTGGCTCGTCTGCACGCTCGCGTGCGAGGGCTGTATCCTCTCGACTGA
- a CDS encoding class II aldolase/adducin family protein: protein MEIMERDERATGMGTGTSAMHPDEWQARVQLAACYRVFDMLGWTELIYNHITVRLPESVTGGAKQFLINPFGLHYSEVTARNLVKIDAQGRILDGSTYPVNPAGFTVHAALHEGIPDAHCVMHTHTTAGVAVACSEGGLQQTNFYSAQLHERIAYHDFEGITIHAEEGPRLVEHIGDRQAVILRNHGLLSWGTTLPQAFAILWTLNRACEIQVATFAMGRARPVPEAVAEQCSRDALQFDVRYGAGQDVFDALVRKVDRIDASYKD, encoded by the coding sequence ATGGAGATCATGGAGCGAGACGAGCGGGCCACGGGCATGGGCACAGGCACGTCAGCGATGCATCCCGACGAATGGCAGGCGCGCGTTCAATTGGCCGCCTGTTATCGCGTCTTCGATATGTTGGGCTGGACCGAACTGATCTACAACCACATCACGGTGCGTCTGCCCGAAAGCGTGACGGGCGGAGCGAAGCAGTTCCTGATCAATCCATTCGGCCTGCATTACAGTGAAGTGACCGCGCGCAATCTGGTGAAGATCGATGCGCAAGGGCGCATTCTCGACGGCTCGACGTATCCGGTGAATCCCGCGGGCTTCACCGTACACGCGGCGCTGCACGAAGGCATACCCGATGCGCATTGCGTGATGCATACGCATACCACGGCGGGCGTCGCCGTGGCATGCTCGGAAGGCGGCTTGCAGCAGACCAACTTCTATAGCGCGCAGTTGCATGAACGCATTGCGTATCACGACTTCGAGGGCATCACGATTCACGCTGAGGAAGGGCCGCGTCTCGTCGAACACATCGGCGACCGGCAAGCGGTGATTCTGCGCAATCACGGGCTGCTGTCGTGGGGCACGACATTGCCGCAAGCGTTCGCGATTCTGTGGACGCTGAACCGCGCCTGCGAGATTCAGGTCGCGACGTTCGCGATGGGCCGCGCGCGGCCCGTGCCCGAAGCGGTCGCCGAGCAATGCTCGCGCGATGCGCTGCAATTCGACGTGCGCTACGGCGCGGGGCAGGACGTGTTCGACGCGCTGGTGCGCAAGGTCGATAGAATCGACGCCAGCTACAAGGATTGA
- a CDS encoding amino acid aminotransferase yields the protein MFEHIPAYPGDPILSLNEDFQRDPRTNKVNLSIGIYFDENGTLPVMSSVREAEAAIVAQGTPRSYLPMSGLPQYRDAAQTLVFGADSAARAAGRIATVQTVGGSGALKVGADFLKRHFAGSQVWLSDPSWENHRVVFEAAGHTVNTYPYYDDATGGLRFDAMRDTIDSLPERSIVLLHACCHNPTGVDLTADQWRELVPVLQRRKLIAFVDMAYQGFGDGLEEDAACVRMLADADVPMIVANSFSKNFSLYGERCGALSVLCKDAAEAQRVLGQLTFTIRANYSNPPMHGARLVAGVLGDAKLRASWDDELRVMRERIHEMRHAIHEGLAGRVDEVMRARYTAQVGMFTYTGLSAEQVETLRLEHGIYLLRSGRMCVAGLNRNNVAYVASAIADVAGSGARQ from the coding sequence ATGTTCGAACACATCCCCGCGTATCCTGGCGATCCCATCCTGAGCCTCAACGAGGACTTCCAGCGCGACCCGCGCACCAACAAGGTCAATCTGAGCATCGGCATCTACTTCGACGAAAACGGCACGCTGCCCGTGATGTCGTCGGTGCGCGAAGCCGAAGCGGCCATCGTCGCGCAAGGCACCCCGCGCTCTTACTTGCCGATGTCAGGCCTACCGCAATACCGCGACGCCGCCCAGACACTCGTGTTCGGTGCCGACAGCGCAGCGCGCGCCGCGGGCCGCATCGCAACGGTTCAGACGGTGGGCGGCTCGGGCGCGCTGAAGGTCGGCGCGGATTTCCTGAAGCGCCACTTCGCGGGCTCGCAAGTGTGGCTGAGCGATCCGAGCTGGGAAAACCATCGCGTCGTGTTCGAAGCGGCGGGCCACACGGTCAACACCTATCCGTACTACGACGACGCAACGGGCGGTCTGCGCTTCGACGCGATGCGCGACACGATCGACTCGCTGCCGGAACGCAGCATCGTGTTGCTGCACGCGTGCTGTCACAACCCGACGGGCGTCGATCTCACTGCCGACCAATGGCGCGAGCTGGTGCCCGTGTTGCAGCGTCGCAAGCTGATCGCGTTCGTCGACATGGCGTATCAGGGCTTCGGCGACGGCCTCGAAGAAGATGCCGCCTGTGTGCGCATGCTCGCGGACGCCGACGTGCCGATGATCGTCGCGAACTCGTTCTCGAAGAACTTCTCGCTGTACGGCGAGCGTTGCGGCGCGCTGAGCGTCCTCTGCAAAGACGCAGCCGAAGCACAGCGCGTGCTCGGCCAGCTGACCTTCACGATCCGCGCGAACTACAGCAATCCGCCGATGCACGGCGCGCGACTCGTCGCGGGCGTGCTCGGCGACGCGAAGCTGCGCGCGTCATGGGACGACGAACTGCGCGTGATGCGCGAGCGGATTCATGAAATGCGTCACGCGATTCACGAAGGGCTTGCCGGTCGCGTCGATGAAGTGATGCGTGCGCGTTACACCGCGCAGGTCGGCATGTTCACCTATACGGGACTGTCCGCCGAACAGGTCGAGACGCTGCGCCTGGAACACGGCATCTATCTGCTGCGCTCGGGGCGCATGTGTGTCGCGGGCCTGAACCGCAACAACGTTGCGTACGTGGCGTCGGCGATTGCGGACGTCGCCGGGTCGGGCGCGCGCCAGTAA
- a CDS encoding LysR family transcriptional regulator, translating to MALTRITIRQFEAFLAIVDQNGIAAAAQRLGLTSSAVSQLLAELERELGFRLFDRTTRRVSLSTAGRDFLSSAESVLRHLRAAEQTASDIRNRAAGIVRVGAPLVLASTAIPFAIAGYATEKPKVVVRVVDTDVEQLVERVASGDVDLAVGPDRATGDRVQREAIFQSPWVLWCAEQHPLARKRRLRWQDLRGTPIIATGRDHEASVAQMLADQPSDARIAPVEVVDNVTTAFGLVAQGLAVTLAPLYVKPLAQTFGLVMRRVVEPETIREVCVYRPVDRSLSPSADGFAEFLGGCLRIWDRRTQGPAGVK from the coding sequence ATGGCCCTCACACGCATCACCATACGCCAGTTCGAGGCGTTTCTCGCGATTGTCGACCAGAACGGCATTGCCGCTGCGGCGCAACGGCTGGGGCTGACCTCGTCGGCCGTGAGCCAGTTGCTGGCGGAGCTGGAGCGCGAGCTTGGCTTTCGGCTGTTCGACCGCACGACACGGCGCGTGAGCCTTTCGACGGCTGGCCGCGATTTTCTATCTTCGGCGGAATCGGTGCTGCGGCATTTACGTGCCGCCGAGCAGACCGCGAGCGACATCCGCAACCGGGCGGCGGGCATCGTGCGGGTTGGCGCGCCACTGGTGCTGGCGAGCACGGCGATTCCATTTGCCATTGCGGGCTACGCGACCGAGAAGCCGAAGGTCGTGGTGCGGGTTGTTGATACGGATGTCGAGCAACTGGTGGAGCGTGTTGCGAGCGGCGACGTCGATCTTGCCGTGGGTCCCGATCGCGCGACGGGCGACCGCGTGCAGCGCGAAGCGATCTTTCAGAGCCCGTGGGTGTTGTGGTGCGCTGAGCAGCATCCGCTGGCGCGGAAAAGGCGCTTGCGGTGGCAGGATCTTCGCGGCACGCCGATCATCGCGACGGGCCGCGATCACGAAGCGAGTGTCGCGCAGATGTTGGCCGATCAGCCATCGGATGCGCGGATTGCGCCTGTTGAGGTTGTTGATAATGTGACCACTGCGTTTGGGCTCGTTGCGCAGGGGCTTGCGGTTACGCTTGCGCCGCTTTATGTGAAGCCGCTGGCGCAGACGTTTGGGCTCGTGATGCGGCGCGTTGTTGAGCCGGAGACGATTCGGGAAGTGTGTGTTTATCGTCCTGTGGATCGGTCGTTGTCGCCGTCTGCTGATGGGTTTGCGGAGTTTCTTGGGGGGTGTCTGAGAATTTGGGATCGGAGGACGCAGGGCCCCGCTGGGGTGAAGTGA
- a CDS encoding glycerophosphodiester phosphodiesterase family protein yields the protein MRIPGFVFALSILTALSACMAGSAVAPLHADNARTLPALIAHRGGTADYPENTLAAIEGALANHADVIWLTVQLSRDGVPVLYRPKDLSALTDASGPVTSRTAAELARVNAGWQFEALDAPGARPYRSKPVGIPTLEDALQIIPRDVPVVLDMKALPAAPQAAAVARVLDALDAWPRVTIYSTEADYQEAFAQYPQARMFESRDATRQRLFGVALTGRCDAPQAGTRAGFELGRKVEVIERFTLGEGHSTFTARTWTPASVQCFRRAADTWLVAFAVNDAAAYREAACLHMDAVLVDSPRMLSGVRRALQAAREPLDCNVGDGGAAR from the coding sequence ATGCGGATACCGGGGTTTGTTTTTGCCTTATCGATTCTCACGGCACTTTCAGCGTGCATGGCAGGTTCCGCCGTCGCGCCACTTCACGCCGACAACGCCCGCACATTGCCGGCGCTGATCGCCCATCGCGGCGGAACGGCTGATTATCCCGAGAACACATTGGCCGCCATCGAGGGCGCGCTCGCGAATCATGCCGACGTCATCTGGCTCACGGTGCAGTTGAGCCGGGACGGCGTGCCTGTGCTGTATCGTCCGAAAGACCTGTCGGCGTTGACGGACGCAAGCGGTCCGGTGACGAGCCGGACGGCAGCGGAACTGGCGCGCGTCAATGCGGGCTGGCAGTTCGAGGCGCTGGACGCGCCGGGGGCCAGGCCGTATCGGTCGAAGCCTGTCGGCATACCGACGCTCGAAGACGCGCTGCAGATCATTCCGCGTGACGTGCCCGTCGTGCTCGACATGAAGGCGTTGCCCGCGGCGCCCCAGGCGGCGGCCGTCGCGCGCGTGCTCGATGCGCTGGATGCGTGGCCGCGTGTCACGATCTATTCGACGGAAGCCGATTATCAGGAGGCATTCGCGCAGTATCCGCAGGCCCGTATGTTCGAGTCGCGAGATGCCACGCGTCAGCGGCTCTTCGGCGTCGCGCTGACGGGGCGGTGCGATGCGCCGCAAGCCGGAACGCGAGCGGGCTTCGAATTGGGCCGCAAGGTCGAGGTGATCGAGCGCTTCACGCTTGGCGAAGGGCATTCGACTTTTACTGCTCGTACATGGACGCCCGCGTCGGTGCAGTGTTTTCGCCGCGCTGCCGATACGTGGCTGGTTGCGTTCGCCGTGAACGATGCGGCGGCTTATCGCGAAGCGGCGTGTCTACATATGGATGCTGTGCTTGTTGATTCGCCAAGGATGCTGTCGGGGGTGAGGAGGGCGCTGCAGGCGGCGCGCGAGCCGCTCGATTGCAATGTGGGCGACGGCGGTGCGGCGCGGTAG
- a CDS encoding DUF302 domain-containing protein, with amino-acid sequence MTAAAKCPASVATFRSEHGFSITVARLRGLLADKGMTIFVDIDQADAAAQVGMTLRPTRLIVFGNPKGGTPVMQANALAGLLLPLKALVWEDEARVTWLAIDDLTDALVTGYGLEASLVEPLAKAKALIQMAAARDSA; translated from the coding sequence ATGACTGCCGCAGCGAAATGTCCCGCGTCGGTTGCGACGTTCAGGAGCGAGCACGGCTTTTCGATCACGGTCGCGCGGCTGCGCGGCCTGCTCGCCGACAAAGGCATGACGATCTTCGTCGATATCGATCAGGCCGACGCCGCCGCGCAAGTCGGCATGACGCTGCGCCCGACGCGTCTGATCGTGTTCGGCAACCCGAAGGGCGGCACGCCCGTGATGCAGGCGAACGCCTTGGCTGGGCTGCTGCTGCCGCTCAAGGCGCTCGTGTGGGAAGACGAAGCGCGCGTCACATGGCTCGCCATCGACGACCTCACAGACGCGCTGGTGACCGGCTATGGGCTGGAAGCGTCGCTCGTCGAGCCGCTCGCCAAAGCGAAGGCGCTGATCCAGATGGCGGCTGCGCGCGATTCTGCGTGA
- a CDS encoding NAD-dependent succinate-semialdehyde dehydrogenase produces the protein MVTSSSYTDTRLLINNEWCDAASGKTLDVVNPATGKPIGKVAHAGKADLDRALEAAQKGFEAWRKVPANERATTMRKAAAFVRERADSIARLMTQEQGKPFAEARVEVLSAADIIEWFADEGRRVYGRVVPSRNLNAQSLVIKEPIGPVAAFTPWNFPVNQVVRKLSAALASGCSFLVKAPEETPASPAQLLQAFVDAGVPAGTVGLVFGDPAEISSYLIPHPVIRKVTFTGSTPVGKQLAALAGQHMKRATMELGGHAPVIVAEDADVALAVKAAGGAKFRNAGQVCISPTRFLVHNSIREEFAAALVKHAESLKVGDGLAEGTQLGPLANARRLTAMANIIENARSTGATVATGGERIGSEGNFFAPTVLTDVTLEADVFNNEPFGPIAAIRGFDKLEDAIAEANRLPFGLAGYAFTKSFRNVHLLSQNLEVGMLWINQPATPTPEMPFGGVKDSGYGSEGGPEAMEAYLVTKAVTVMAV, from the coding sequence ATGGTCACATCCAGCAGCTACACCGATACCCGTCTGTTGATCAACAACGAGTGGTGCGACGCCGCCAGCGGCAAGACCCTCGACGTCGTCAATCCCGCGACGGGCAAGCCGATCGGCAAGGTCGCGCACGCGGGCAAGGCCGATCTGGACCGCGCGCTGGAAGCCGCACAGAAGGGCTTCGAAGCGTGGCGCAAGGTGCCCGCCAACGAACGCGCCACTACGATGCGCAAGGCCGCCGCCTTCGTGCGCGAGCGCGCCGACAGCATCGCGCGCCTGATGACGCAGGAGCAGGGCAAACCGTTCGCGGAAGCGCGTGTCGAAGTGCTGTCGGCCGCCGACATCATCGAATGGTTCGCGGACGAAGGCCGACGTGTCTACGGCCGCGTCGTGCCGTCGCGTAACCTGAACGCGCAATCGCTCGTCATCAAGGAGCCGATCGGCCCCGTCGCCGCGTTCACGCCGTGGAATTTCCCCGTCAACCAAGTGGTGCGTAAGCTCAGCGCCGCGCTCGCAAGCGGCTGCTCGTTCCTCGTCAAGGCGCCTGAAGAGACGCCCGCATCGCCCGCACAATTGCTGCAGGCCTTCGTCGACGCAGGCGTGCCCGCCGGCACGGTCGGCCTCGTGTTCGGCGATCCCGCCGAGATTTCGAGCTACCTGATTCCGCATCCCGTCATCCGCAAGGTCACGTTCACGGGTTCGACGCCCGTCGGCAAGCAACTCGCCGCGCTCGCCGGCCAGCACATGAAGCGCGCGACGATGGAACTCGGCGGCCACGCGCCCGTGATCGTCGCGGAAGACGCGGACGTTGCGCTCGCCGTCAAGGCAGCGGGTGGCGCGAAGTTCCGCAACGCCGGCCAGGTGTGCATCTCGCCGACGCGTTTCCTCGTACACAACAGCATCCGCGAAGAGTTCGCCGCGGCGCTCGTCAAGCACGCTGAAAGCCTGAAGGTCGGCGACGGCCTCGCTGAAGGCACGCAGCTCGGGCCGCTCGCGAACGCGCGCCGTCTGACGGCGATGGCGAACATCATCGAGAACGCGCGCTCAACGGGCGCGACGGTCGCGACGGGTGGCGAGCGCATCGGCTCGGAAGGCAACTTCTTCGCGCCGACCGTGCTGACGGACGTGACGCTCGAAGCCGACGTGTTCAACAACGAGCCGTTCGGCCCGATCGCCGCAATCCGCGGCTTCGACAAGCTCGAAGACGCCATCGCCGAAGCGAACCGTCTGCCGTTCGGTCTCGCGGGCTATGCGTTCACGAAGTCGTTCCGTAACGTGCATCTGCTGTCGCAGAACCTCGAAGTCGGCATGCTGTGGATCAACCAGCCCGCCACGCCGACGCCGGAAATGCCGTTCGGTGGCGTCAAGGATTCGGGCTACGGCTCAGAAGGCGGACCGGAAGCGATGGAAGCTTATCTCGTGACGAAGGCTGTCACCGTCATGGCTGTCTAA
- a CDS encoding PaaI family thioesterase, with amino-acid sequence MQPPPLDNPFLESLAVELTEWKSGYAEFTMPIRPETLNRQRVLQGGAIATLLDAAAGYSGLFSEGDPIHAFTLSLTISYLDKGLGEKVISKGFLERKGRSVFFARAEAWVDHKVLIASAQGVFKYA; translated from the coding sequence ATGCAGCCGCCACCACTCGATAATCCCTTTCTCGAATCGCTCGCGGTCGAATTGACCGAATGGAAGAGCGGTTACGCCGAGTTCACGATGCCGATTCGGCCGGAGACGCTTAACCGTCAGCGCGTCTTGCAAGGTGGTGCGATTGCTACTCTTCTTGACGCTGCCGCGGGGTATTCGGGGCTCTTTAGTGAAGGGGACCCGATTCATGCGTTTACTTTGTCGTTGACGATCAGTTATCTCGACAAAGGGCTCGGGGAAAAGGTCATTAGTAAAGGGTTTCTTGAACGTAAAGGACGGTCTGTGTTCTTTGCTCGCGCTGAGGCGTGGGTCGATCACAAGGTGTTGATTGCTAGTGCGCAAGGGGTTTTTAAGTACGCATGA
- a CDS encoding LacI family DNA-binding transcriptional regulator → MATLKDVAELAGVGLSTASRAISGKGPVSAEAAARVQAAIAELNFRPSSIGRAMATQQLGIIGLFVPTFFGSYYGTILKQTDLELRSVHRHVVVATGCGESTPREQALEAVQFLIGRDCDGVVVISHDLHDEDLDQLHRMHPKMVFLNRAFDALPDASFCADHRRGGEIAAATLLEHGHRKIAVISGPYTASDNIERLEGFFDELARHGIARESVPLIESDFSPEGGYAATCQLLESKVPFTGLFCANDTMAVSALARFQQLGISVPGDVSVIGYDDDYSAAYSAPALTSVHIPTAELTQNAVRWLINQCYGTKWDIFREFPVTVSMRASVGPPKAA, encoded by the coding sequence GTGGCGACCCTCAAAGATGTAGCGGAGCTGGCGGGCGTGGGGCTCTCGACAGCCTCGCGCGCCATTTCCGGCAAAGGACCCGTATCGGCCGAGGCGGCGGCACGCGTGCAGGCCGCGATCGCCGAACTCAACTTCCGGCCTTCGTCGATTGGCCGCGCGATGGCCACGCAGCAACTGGGCATCATTGGCCTGTTTGTGCCGACTTTCTTTGGCTCATATTACGGCACGATCCTCAAGCAGACCGATCTGGAACTGCGCTCGGTACACCGGCACGTGGTGGTGGCGACGGGGTGTGGCGAGTCGACGCCGCGCGAGCAGGCGCTCGAAGCCGTGCAGTTTCTGATCGGGCGCGATTGCGACGGCGTCGTCGTGATCAGTCACGACCTGCACGATGAAGACCTCGATCAGTTGCACCGGATGCATCCGAAGATGGTCTTTCTCAACCGTGCGTTCGATGCGTTGCCTGATGCGTCGTTTTGCGCCGATCATCGGCGCGGTGGTGAAATTGCGGCGGCGACGCTGCTGGAGCATGGGCATCGCAAGATTGCTGTGATCTCGGGGCCGTATACGGCATCGGACAATATCGAGCGGCTTGAAGGTTTCTTCGACGAACTCGCGCGTCACGGCATTGCGCGTGAGTCGGTGCCGTTGATCGAGTCGGACTTTTCGCCGGAAGGCGGGTATGCGGCGACGTGCCAGTTGCTTGAATCGAAAGTGCCGTTTACGGGGCTTTTTTGTGCAAACGATACGATGGCCGTCAGTGCGCTTGCGCGGTTTCAGCAGTTGGGCATTTCGGTGCCCGGCGATGTGTCTGTGATCGGCTATGACGATGATTACTCGGCGGCTTATTCGGCGCCTGCTTTGACGTCGGTGCATATTCCGACCGCTGAACTCACGCAGAACGCGGTGCGTTGGCTCATCAATCAGTGCTATGGGACCAAGTGGGATATCTTTCGCGAGTTTCCCGTGACGGTGTCGATGCGGGCTTCCGTTGGGCCGCCGAAAGCGGCGTGA
- a CDS encoding ABC transporter ATP-binding protein, which yields MATVPNIANVAVRDLKIQLGANTVIDALDLDVRAGEFVVLLGPSGCGKSTLLHSIAGLIDVTEGSIEIGGEDMTWADPKDRRIALVFQSYALYPTMSVERNLSFALRINGTPKAEIERRVARASDMLQLGPLLKRKPSQLSGGQRQRVAIGRAIVREADVFLFDEPLSNLDAKLRTELRRELKQLHQRLGATMIYVTHDQVEAMTLATRMAVMKSGVIQQFGTPAEVYARPANLFVATFLGSPAMNLLNGTLHAQGDGVRFMGAKLDLDVTPYAFAAQPEYGKSCVLGVRPEDVRVRIGADSNQRGQVSLIEPMGNHRVIWLDYHGTQIASIDQEKTPVAVGDSVAFAIDGAHISLFDEAGGARL from the coding sequence ATGGCTACCGTACCGAATATCGCAAATGTCGCCGTCCGCGACCTGAAAATCCAGCTGGGCGCGAACACGGTGATCGACGCGCTCGATCTCGATGTACGCGCCGGTGAATTCGTCGTGCTGCTCGGACCGTCGGGTTGCGGCAAGTCGACGTTGCTGCACAGCATTGCCGGTTTGATCGACGTGACGGAGGGCAGCATCGAGATCGGCGGCGAAGACATGACGTGGGCCGATCCGAAAGACCGGCGCATCGCGCTCGTGTTCCAGTCATATGCGCTGTATCCGACGATGAGCGTCGAGCGCAATCTGTCGTTCGCTTTGCGTATCAACGGCACGCCAAAGGCGGAGATCGAACGACGTGTAGCGCGCGCGTCCGACATGCTGCAACTCGGGCCTTTGCTCAAGCGCAAGCCGTCACAGCTGTCGGGCGGACAGCGGCAGCGCGTGGCGATCGGACGCGCGATCGTGCGCGAAGCCGACGTGTTTCTGTTCGACGAACCGCTATCGAATCTCGACGCGAAGCTGCGCACGGAATTGCGTCGCGAACTCAAGCAATTGCATCAGCGCCTTGGCGCCACGATGATCTACGTGACGCACGATCAGGTTGAAGCGATGACGCTCGCCACGCGGATGGCCGTGATGAAGAGCGGCGTGATCCAGCAGTTCGGCACGCCCGCCGAGGTGTATGCACGCCCTGCGAACCTGTTCGTCGCGACCTTTCTCGGCTCGCCGGCGATGAACCTGCTGAACGGCACGCTGCATGCTCAGGGTGACGGCGTGCGCTTCATGGGCGCGAAGCTTGATCTCGACGTGACGCCCTACGCGTTCGCCGCGCAGCCCGAGTACGGCAAGTCGTGCGTGCTGGGCGTGCGGCCCGAGGACGTGCGCGTGCGGATCGGCGCGGACTCGAATCAGCGAGGGCAAGTGTCGCTTATCGAACCAATGGGCAACCACCGGGTTATCTGGCTCGATTATCATGGCACTCAGATAGCGTCGATCGATCAGGAGAAAACGCCCGTTGCCGTTGGCGATTCAGTGGCGTTCGCGATCGATGGCGCACATATATCGCTGTTCGACGAGGCGGGCGGGGCGCGCCTCTGA